From Hydractinia symbiolongicarpus strain clone_291-10 chromosome 11, HSymV2.1, whole genome shotgun sequence, the proteins below share one genomic window:
- the LOC130614518 gene encoding 1-aminocyclopropane-1-carboxylate synthase-like protein 1 translates to MFSQRIQRACNLKSFLVDALEICRANAYDARDNPRGIINLGTAENKIIYDIIGEKLSEVDMKQIPEKYSHYCNFCGNDEFRDKLASMFNHYMKPKLTIKRENLFVTNGGGPAVECLGIAFCDKHEGFLTPAPYYGAFYNDLRQRSETIIYPAQLSSKSIGSGSYNMTTQDLEFALEEAKQNGVAIKALLITNPYNPLGTIFSLKELEAYAQFCLKHNIHFICDEIYYFSVFDEEASMKSILSLPNFAKYKDIIHVIWAFSKDFGLSGYRCGVIISYNDYLLKALGQISIYTTVPTVAQYALESIVSDFNWIDRFNNQNHERLKGALRTVTKTLDDVGVKYIKPSGGFFIWLNLSNYLKSDTEEDEKKLYELFMQNGLYIAPGFAFYSREHGWFRVVFSIDGEQLKLALKRFAICIKTLDGVKKVGDAVKKLSLN, encoded by the coding sequence ATGTTTTCCCAACGCATACAACGCGCCTGTAATCTCAAATCATTTCTGGTTGATGCTCTGGAAATCTGTAGAGCGAATGCTTATGACGCTCGAGACAATCCCAGGGGAATTATTAATCTTGGTACAGCCGAAAACAAGATTATTTACGACATCATCGGAGAAAAACTTTCTGAAGTGGATATGAAACagataccagaaaaatattccCACTATTGCAATTTTTGTGGCAATGATGAATTTCGTGACAAGTTGGCAAGCATGTTTAATCATTACATGAAACCCAAGTTGACAATTAAACGAGAGAATTTATTTGTAACCAATGGTGGTGGTCCTGCTGTCGAATGTTTAGGCATTGCATTTTGCGATAAACACGAAGGATTCTTAACACCAGCGCCATATTATGGAGCCTTTTACAATGACCTTCGCCAAAGGAGCGAGACAATTATATATCCTGCTCAGCTGTCAAGCAAAAGCATTGGAAGTGGTTCATATAATATGACAACACAAGATTTGGAGTTCGCCTTAGAAGAAGCAAAGCAGAACGGAGTGGCCATCAAAGCTTTGTTGATAACAAATCCATACAATCCATTGGGAACAATATTCTCTTTAAAAGAGTTAGAAGCGTATGCTCAGTTTTGTCTCAAACACAATATCCACTTTATCTGTGATGAGATATATTATTTCTCCGTTTTTGATGAAGAAGCATCGATGAAAAGTATTTTATCCTTGCCAAATTTCGCCAAATACAAAGATATCATTCATGTGATTTGGGCTTTCAGTAAAGATTTTGGATTATCAGGTTACCGTTGTGGAGTCATTATATCTTACAATGACTATCTCTTAAAGGCTTTGGGTCAAATCTCAATTTATACTACTGTCCCAACAGTTGCTCAGTATGCATTGGAAAGTATTGTGTCAGATTTCAATTGGATAGATCGATTTAACAATCAAAACCATGAACGACTAAAGGGAGCTTTGCGTACCGTCACAAAGACGCTAGATGATGTTGGTGTGAAATATATAAAACCATCGGGCGGGTTTTTTATATGGCTAAACCTTTCGAATTACCTAAAATCAGATACAGAAGAGGATGAGAAAAAGTTGTATGAGTTATTTATGCAGAATGGTTTGTATATTGCTCCGGGATTCGCATTTTATTCAAGAGAACATGGTTGGTTTCGTGTCGTATTTTCTATTGATGGTGAGCAGTTAAAGTTAGCTTTAAAAAGATTTGCAATTTGTATCAAAACGTTAGATGGTGTAAAAAAGGTTGGAGATGCTGTAAAGAAATTAAGTCTTAATTAA